In Cyprinus carpio isolate SPL01 chromosome A1, ASM1834038v1, whole genome shotgun sequence, the following proteins share a genomic window:
- the LOC122146678 gene encoding C-type lectin domain family 4 member M-like, translating into MELASVYINENNETCSKYNEMGLDRDEDIDANKDRKISQIEARAQNRGLSVGSKCAVLSTVCLGLTCILVAVIVVLHIKLKAEREEQAIHMLQSTSRDQTEKDQLRNSFNSLSQKNLELETRVNDLTAEKNQFETRVNDLTAEKNQFETRVNHITDYEIQLQSNFNSLSQKKLELETSLSDLTTKKGQLETRIKDLTAEKSQLQSNFNFLSQKKLELETRVNDLTAEKSQFQSNFNSLSQKKLELETRVNDLTTKKGQLETIIKDLTAEKSQLQTNFNSLSQKKLELETRVNDLTTKKGQLETRVKDLTAERSQLQSNFNSLSQKKLELETRVIDLTTKKGQLETRIEDLTAEKSQLQTNFNSSSQKKLELETRVIDLTTKKGQLETRVKDLTAEKSQLQSNFSSLSQKNLELESRIRSLSEEESKQSCFFMSTELSWSNSRQYCRDRGGDLVIINTEEKQRFIYSLISERVWIGLSDTENEGIMKWVDNSTLKQGAHVPE; encoded by the exons ATGGAACTAGCGAGtgtttatataaatgaaaacaacgAGACCTGCAGCAAGTACAATGAGATGGGACTGGACAGAGATGAAGATATTGATGCAAATAAGGACCGAAAAATCAGCCAGATTGAAGCAAGAGCTCAAAACA GAGGTTTGTCAGTAGGAAGTAAGTGTGCTGTGTTGAGCACTGTGTGCCTTGGCCTCACATGCATTTTGGTGGCTGTCATTGTAGTATTGCATATCAAGCTCAAGGCAGAGAGAGAAGAACAAGCTATACACATGTTACAATCCACTTCAAGAGATCAAACGGAGAAAGACCAGTTACGAAACAGCTTCAACTCTTTGAGTCAGAAGAACCTGGAGCTGGAGACCAGAGTCAATGATCTCACTGCTGAGAAAAACCAGTTTGAGACCAGAGTCAATGATCTCACTGCTGAGAAAAACCAGTTTGAGACCAGAGTCAATCATATAACAGATTACGAGATCCAACTTCAGAGTAACTTCAACTCTTTGAGTCAGAAGAAACTGGAGCTGGAGACCAGTCTCAGTGATCTTACTACTAAGAAAGGCCAGTTGGAGACAAGAATCAAAGATCTCACTGCTGAGAAAAGCCAGTTGCAGAGCAACTTCAACTTTTTGAGTCAGAAGAAACTGGAGCTTGAGACCAGAGTCAATGATCTCACTGCTGAGAAAAGCCAGTTTCAGAGTAACTTCAACTCTTTGAGTCAGAAGAAACTGGAGCTGGAGACCAGAGTCAATGACCTTACTACTAAGAAAGGCCAGTTGGAGACCATAATTAAAGATCTCACTGCAGAGAAAAGCCAGTTACAGACCAACTTCAACTCTTTGAGTCAGAAGAAACTGGAGCTAGAGACCAGAGTCAATGACCTTACTACTAAGAAAGGCCAGTTGGAGACCAGAGTCAAAGATCTCACTGCTGAGAGAAGCCAGTTACAGAGCAACTTCAACTCTTTGAGTCAGAAGAAACTGGAGCTAGAGACCAGAGTCATTGATCTTACTACTAAGAAAGGCCAGCTGGAGACCAGAATCGAAGATCTCACTGCTGAGAAAAGCCAGTTACAGACCAACTTCAACTCTTCTAGTCAGAAGAAACTGGAGCTAGAGACCAGAGTCATTGATCTTACTACTAAGAAAGGCCAGTTGGAGACCAGAGTCAAAGATCTCACTGCTGAGAAAAGCCAGTTACAGAGCAACTTCAGCTCTCTGAGTCAGAAGAACCTGGAGTTAGAAAGCAGAATCAGGTCTCTGAGTGAAGAAGAATCTAAACAGA gttgtttttttatgtccaCTGAGTTGAGCTGGTCTAACAGCAGACAGTACTGCAGGGATCGTGGTGGTGATCTGGTCATTATCAACACTGAAGAGAAGcag AGGTTCATATATTCATTAATCAGTGAGAGAGTGTGGATCGGTCTGTCTGACACAGAGAATGAGGGCATCATGAAATGGGTGGATAATTCAACACTGAAACAAGG TGCTCATGTCCCTGAGTAA